Proteins encoded in a region of the Mucilaginibacter sabulilitoris genome:
- a CDS encoding TetR family transcriptional regulator C-terminal domain-containing protein has protein sequence MATIESIQNAYVDYVLTEGVQPKSVYIFAKQNEMTEAEFYQFFGSFEAVEQNIWADFARKTLTEIRSQEVWVQYSAREKALSFFYGFFELLKGSRSFAIYTINKQPKGFTTPRVFEQLKDIYENFADEILKEGIESAELSDRKFFSKRYKDALWVQFVFVLNFWVNDNSAGFEKTDEAIEKGVNVTFDLFQRSPIDNLFEYGKFLVKNGGIKDKMGF, from the coding sequence ATGGCAACCATCGAAAGTATCCAGAACGCATACGTTGATTATGTATTAACCGAAGGCGTACAACCTAAATCGGTTTACATTTTTGCCAAACAAAACGAAATGACCGAGGCTGAATTTTACCAGTTCTTTGGTTCGTTTGAGGCGGTTGAACAAAATATCTGGGCCGATTTTGCAAGGAAAACCCTGACCGAGATCCGTTCACAGGAGGTTTGGGTTCAATACTCTGCCCGCGAAAAGGCGCTGTCATTTTTTTACGGCTTTTTTGAGTTATTAAAAGGCAGCCGTAGCTTTGCCATATACACCATTAATAAACAGCCAAAAGGCTTTACTACCCCACGTGTTTTTGAGCAACTGAAAGACATTTATGAAAACTTTGCCGATGAGATACTAAAAGAAGGTATTGAATCTGCAGAGCTTAGCGACCGCAAATTTTTCAGTAAGCGATACAAAGATGCCCTTTGGGTGCAGTTTGTATTTGTACTTAACTTTTGGGTAAATGATAATTCGGCCGGATTTGAAAAAACCGACGAAGCCATTGAAAAAGGCGTTAACGTAACGTTCGATCTGTTTCAGCGCTCCCCCATTGATAATCTGTTTGAGTATGGAAAGTTCCTGGTTAAAAATGGCGGCATAAAAGATAAGATGGGATTTTAA
- a CDS encoding ABC1 kinase family protein, translating into MTDSKKITPDGDGLERTPEQNSIPTTKVQRSAKFITTGVKIGGNYIKHYSKKLFNPGLDRSELNEDNAADIYQSLSELKGSALKVAQMLSMDKNLLPQAYVDKFTQSQYNAPPLSGPLIVQTFKKYFGKNPDQIFDKFNIRSTNAASIGQVHQAELKGKKLAIKIQYPGVGDSISSDLKLIKPFAFRMLGMSEKELDIYMREVEERLLEETDYELEVRRSIEFSNACANLNNVVFPEYYPELSSKRIITMDWLEGKHLREFLATNPSQELRNQIGQALWDFYNFQQHELRAVHADPHPGNFMITPDGKLGVIDFGCIKEMPEDFYYPFFSLTSTNLLDNKQETIKAFHQLDMIHKDDTPSQVEFYYTQYKEMIELFAMPYINNHFDFSETAFFDQLYKFGERLSKMPEFKQARGVKHFIYVNRTNFGLYNILHELKADVKTDTFKPHVVLEY; encoded by the coding sequence ATGACAGATAGCAAAAAAATCACTCCCGATGGGGATGGTTTAGAGAGAACACCCGAACAAAATAGTATTCCTACCACCAAAGTTCAGCGTTCGGCAAAATTCATTACAACCGGCGTTAAAATCGGCGGCAATTATATTAAGCATTACTCTAAAAAACTCTTCAATCCGGGCTTAGACCGGTCAGAACTGAATGAGGATAATGCGGCAGACATTTACCAGTCATTAAGCGAACTAAAAGGCAGCGCCCTCAAAGTAGCGCAAATGCTTAGTATGGATAAAAACCTGCTGCCGCAGGCTTACGTCGATAAATTCACCCAGTCGCAATACAACGCGCCGCCGCTTTCCGGGCCACTTATTGTACAAACATTTAAAAAATACTTTGGCAAAAATCCCGATCAGATATTCGATAAATTCAATATCCGCTCTACCAATGCCGCATCCATAGGCCAGGTGCACCAAGCCGAACTAAAAGGTAAAAAGCTGGCCATCAAAATACAATATCCTGGTGTGGGCGATTCCATATCATCGGACCTTAAGCTGATAAAACCTTTCGCATTTCGCATGCTGGGAATGAGCGAAAAGGAACTGGACATTTATATGCGCGAGGTTGAAGAGCGCCTGCTGGAAGAAACAGATTATGAGCTGGAAGTTCGCCGGTCTATTGAATTTTCCAATGCCTGCGCCAATTTAAACAATGTAGTTTTCCCTGAATATTATCCGGAACTATCCAGCAAACGCATCATAACAATGGACTGGCTCGAGGGAAAGCACCTGCGTGAGTTTCTGGCTACCAATCCATCGCAGGAGTTGCGCAACCAGATTGGGCAAGCCCTTTGGGATTTTTACAATTTTCAGCAGCATGAGTTGCGCGCCGTACATGCCGACCCGCATCCTGGTAATTTTATGATTACTCCCGATGGTAAACTTGGTGTGATAGATTTTGGCTGTATTAAAGAAATGCCCGAAGATTTTTATTATCCCTTCTTCTCGCTCACCTCGACTAATCTACTGGATAATAAACAAGAAACGATCAAAGCTTTCCACCAACTGGATATGATCCACAAGGATGATACCCCATCACAGGTTGAATTTTATTATACCCAGTATAAAGAGATGATTGAGCTGTTTGCCATGCCTTACATTAATAATCATTTTGATTTTAGCGAGACGGCCTTTTTTGACCAGCTTTACAAATTTGGCGAGCGACTATCAAAAATGCCCGAGTTTAAACAAGCCCGTGGCGTAAAACATTTTATATACGTAAACCGCACCAACTTTGGCCTGTACAATATACTACACGAACTAAAGGCCGATGTAAAAACGGATACCTTTAAGCCCCATGTGGTGTTGGAGTATTAA